Part of the Azoarcus sp. KH32C genome, ACGCCGGCAAATGCAGGAGCGGCGTCGCGCTCGTCCATTGCAGGCGGATGAAGCCGACAGACAGCAGGACGCCGACAGCGGCAAGGCCGAGCAGTGCAAGGGGTTCGGAGAAGAAGTCGAACCGGCTCTCGGTCAGCGCCCACTGCAATGCGATAGCCGCCGCGGCGAACAACAGCAAGGGTTGCCATTCCCACGGCGCGGCCTCGCGTCGCGGCTTGACCGCCGGCAACCATTTCAACGCGCCGATCAGAGCGACAAGCGTCAGGGGCAGGACCCCGAGGAACACGGCCCGCCATTCGTAATGCTCGATCAGCGTCGCGGACAAGACCGGCCCTCCGGCCGACACGCCGAATATCCCGATCATGAAATACCTCAGCGCGCGCGGGCGCTCGACAGCGCCCAACATCAGGTTGATCAGCACGCGGCAGCCGGTGAAAAAGGCGCCCCCGCCCAGCCCTTGGATGAAGCGCGCCGCCATCAATTCGTTGACGCCGCCGCTCGCAGCACAGAGCACTGCGCCGACCAGGAACAACGCCAGCGACGCCGACAGATAGGCCCGGTAACCGAAGTAGCGCGCCAGACGCTCCTGGTTCAGGATCGCGAGCATGCTCGCCACCGCATACGCCCCGGGGATGCGCGCGAACTCATGCGGCGTAGCATGGATGCCGCCCATGATGTGGCTGCTGGAGAACACGAACATCGCGCTTTCGAGAAACTCGATGCCCGTGATCAAAGCGAGCAGCAGCATCAGCGGCCGCTGCGCCGCTCGATGATGGCCGGAACCGCTCATGGCGCGGCTCGGGTCAGCTCCCGGTTCAGGACTCCGAGCTGTGCCGACAGGTCTTGCAGGGCCTCGGGCTCCAGGACGCCCCAGCACTCCCGGTAGGCCTCATGCACGCGCGGGGCGGCCTCCTTGACGAGGTCGGGGCCGGCAGGCGTGAGCGCGAGCTGAAAACTGCGTCGATCCTGCTGCGACAGCGTCCGTATCAGCAGCCCGCGTGCTTCGAGCGAATCGAGCACACGTGTCATCTGGGTCCGCGTGGCATCGATGATGTCCCCGAGTTCGGACGGGCTGCTGGGTTCGCCCTCTTCCGCAAACAACATCGCCAGTACGAGGTATTGGCGCATGGTCAGCTTGAGCGGCTCCAGCTTCTCGTCCACCAGCGCTTCTAGGCGCTGTGCCACGCGAAACAACAGCCGCGAGGCCACGATGGCGTCGCGCGGCGCTTGCGGCAGGAGCGTACAGACTCGATCGATGCGGCTTTCGAAGGACATTTGTTACTTTTGATATAGTTACATATGTAATTATGTTCTCGTGATCCATCGGCCGTCAACGAGAACCGTCGCCCCTCGTCTGTTCGATGGCGCACCCATTTTGGCTCGGGCCGAACGCGCCAAGGCAGTTGTCCCTCTTCGGCGACAAGCACGCTATGTTCGCATCCGTACAGACCGGTTCCCGATAATGCGCGACATTGCGTATCGCTGCGTTCTTGCCGTATTACAGGAGACATCCATGATTGCAATATTGAGAACCGGGTTGGCAGCGATCGGGATATTGGTCGCCACACAAGCGGCCGCGCAGATCACCTTCTACGAACGTGAAGACTTCGAAGGCCGCTCTTTCACCACGGAGGAACAGATCCGCAACTTCGAGCGCATCGGCTTCGATGACCGCGCCTCGTCAGTCATGGTTCTGCGTGACCGGTGGGAGGTTTGCGACGATGCCGGCTTTAGCGGTCGCTGCGTCATCCTGGCCCGGGGAAGGTATCCGACGCTGGCAGCGATGGGCTTGAACAACCGCGTTTCCTCGGCGCGGATGGTAGACACGAATACACGCCCCGACGACGACGAGCGTGCACAGATCACCCTCTACGCACGTGAAGGTTTTCGCGGCGAGTCCTTCAGCACCGACGAACAGATCCGCAACCTCAAGCGCAAGGGCTTCAATGACCGCGCCTCGTCGGTCATCGTTTTCAGCGGCCGATGGGAAGTCTGCGAAGACGCCCGCTTCAGCGGTCGTTGCGTCGTGCTGCGCCGCGGCCGGTATCCATCGCTCGAGGCGATGGGCTTGAACGACAGCGTGACGTCGATACGCGTCGTGACGCGGGATATGCGTATCGATGATCGACCTTATGCACCCGGGCCTGCGGTCTACCAGGACTATCGCAGGCGCGATGACGAGCGCC contains:
- a CDS encoding MFS transporter gives rise to the protein MSGSGHHRAAQRPLMLLLALITGIEFLESAMFVFSSSHIMGGIHATPHEFARIPGAYAVASMLAILNQERLARYFGYRAYLSASLALFLVGAVLCAASGGVNELMAARFIQGLGGGAFFTGCRVLINLMLGAVERPRALRYFMIGIFGVSAGGPVLSATLIEHYEWRAVFLGVLPLTLVALIGALKWLPAVKPRREAAPWEWQPLLLFAAAAIALQWALTESRFDFFSEPLALLGLAAVGVLLSVGFIRLQWTSATPLLHLPALRHPTYLTGLGLYCLHYFLSNFSGYLVPVFAERALGLPLATTGWLLSFTATVSLATVLVYVFVLARRFPSKKPLMLTGLVALLASSLWFAALPPDAPAIALLPALAAKGMFGVLLVIPVAGLTYKELAEEHFGHAYQSKNLLRQLAVSLGQAVAAIMVQRVTAIEAEPLRRTVGAGKALTELVDHQALFLACEDLFRLLAMLALGSALIVFWQRRLR
- a CDS encoding MarR family winged helix-turn-helix transcriptional regulator produces the protein MSFESRIDRVCTLLPQAPRDAIVASRLLFRVAQRLEALVDEKLEPLKLTMRQYLVLAMLFAEEGEPSSPSELGDIIDATRTQMTRVLDSLEARGLLIRTLSQQDRRSFQLALTPAGPDLVKEAAPRVHEAYRECWGVLEPEALQDLSAQLGVLNRELTRAAP
- a CDS encoding beta/gamma crystallin-related protein, whose protein sequence is MIAILRTGLAAIGILVATQAAAQITFYEREDFEGRSFTTEEQIRNFERIGFDDRASSVMVLRDRWEVCDDAGFSGRCVILARGRYPTLAAMGLNNRVSSARMVDTNTRPDDDERAQITLYAREGFRGESFSTDEQIRNLKRKGFNDRASSVIVFSGRWEVCEDARFSGRCVVLRRGRYPSLEAMGLNDSVTSIRVVTRDMRIDDRPYAPGPAVYQDYRRRDDERLYEADVVAVRAVVGPPEERCWVERQEVVQDRNDASAPGAIAGAVIGGILGHQIGDGRGRDFATAGGAVAGAVVGANVGRNYGGQEVRTQDVRRCERAPRQARPDYWDVTYNFRGQDHRVQMTAPPGRTITVNERGEPRE